The Achromobacter pestifer genome includes a region encoding these proteins:
- a CDS encoding histone deacetylase family protein, protein METMYLTHPACRLHEMGSWHPESPQRLDAISDQLLASGLMPYLDDRQAPQASRHDILRVHTVQYLNSLREHLPEQGYFPIDPDTLMNPHTYEAALYAAGAGVAAVDAVMGGEARTAFCAVRPPGHHACRSQAMGFCFLNNVAIAAQHALDFHGLSRVAIVDFDVHHGNGTEDIFAGNDRVLMCSFFQHPFFPNSGAEHPASNMLNVPVAAYTGGAAVRTIVTDTWLPALEAHRPELILVSAGFDAHREDDMGQMGLVEADYAWITEQLVAVAERHCQGRIVSTLEGGYNLSALGRSVVAHIRALAKL, encoded by the coding sequence ATGGAGACCATGTATCTTACCCACCCGGCATGCCGCCTGCATGAAATGGGCAGCTGGCATCCCGAAAGCCCCCAGAGGCTGGACGCCATTTCAGACCAGTTGCTGGCCAGCGGATTGATGCCTTACCTGGATGACCGCCAGGCGCCGCAGGCATCCCGCCATGACATATTGCGGGTGCACACTGTCCAGTATCTGAACAGTTTGCGCGAACATTTGCCGGAGCAAGGGTATTTCCCTATCGATCCGGATACCTTGATGAACCCCCACACCTACGAGGCCGCTCTGTACGCGGCCGGGGCAGGCGTGGCGGCTGTGGATGCCGTGATGGGCGGGGAAGCCCGCACGGCGTTCTGCGCGGTGCGGCCTCCGGGGCACCACGCCTGCCGTTCCCAGGCCATGGGGTTCTGCTTTCTGAACAACGTCGCCATTGCAGCGCAACATGCGCTGGACTTCCACGGCCTGTCGCGCGTGGCCATCGTCGATTTCGATGTGCACCACGGCAACGGCACCGAAGACATCTTCGCCGGCAACGACCGGGTGCTGATGTGCAGCTTCTTCCAGCACCCGTTCTTTCCCAACAGCGGCGCCGAGCATCCGGCCTCGAACATGCTGAACGTTCCCGTGGCCGCCTACACGGGCGGGGCCGCGGTCAGGACCATCGTCACCGACACCTGGCTGCCGGCGCTGGAAGCGCACCGGCCCGAGCTGATCCTGGTATCGGCCGGCTTCGACGCGCACCGCGAGGACGACATGGGCCAGATGGGCCTGGTCGAGGCCGATTACGCCTGGATCACCGAACAACTCGTGGCGGTGGCCGAGCGCCATTGCCAGGGGCGGATCGTCAGCACGCTGGAGGGCGGTTACAACTTGTCGGCCCTGGGCCGCAGCGTGGTCGCCCATATACGAGCGCTGGCGAAGCTGTAG
- a CDS encoding ComEA family DNA-binding protein: MNPFLQSAAARPVPFARWRRPRAASGSGTPSHPLRQALGALLVTAGLSLAAPLAHAVDVNQANVQQLEGVRGIGPRMAEIIVKERERGGKFESLNDLAERVRGIGPKKAQALQEAGLQVGGAGPQAAAGDTAAKPAQGRAAAKAEAKPETKPAASQSAARARP; the protein is encoded by the coding sequence ATGAATCCGTTTCTTCAATCGGCCGCCGCTCGGCCAGTACCTTTTGCAAGATGGCGCAGGCCTCGCGCCGCCAGCGGCTCCGGCACCCCGTCGCACCCTTTGCGGCAGGCGTTGGGCGCGCTGCTGGTGACGGCGGGCCTGAGTCTTGCCGCGCCCCTGGCGCACGCAGTCGACGTCAACCAGGCCAACGTCCAGCAGCTGGAGGGCGTGCGGGGCATAGGTCCGCGCATGGCGGAAATCATCGTCAAGGAACGCGAGCGGGGCGGCAAGTTCGAATCGCTGAACGATCTGGCTGAACGTGTGCGCGGCATCGGTCCGAAAAAGGCGCAGGCCCTGCAAGAGGCAGGCCTGCAGGTGGGCGGTGCGGGCCCGCAGGCCGCGGCGGGCGATACGGCGGCCAAGCCGGCGCAGGGCAGGGCGGCGGCCAAGGCCGAAGCCAAACCCGAAACGAAACCGGCGGCGTCCCAGTCCGCGGCCCGCGCCCGGCCCTGA
- the rfaE1 gene encoding D-glycero-beta-D-manno-heptose-7-phosphate kinase, translating into MNAFPAEAISHSRVLVVGDVMLDRYWFGEVERISPEAPVPVVRVARREDRLGGAANVARNVAALGGHVTLVGVLGEDEAGDSVRRLSAEAGIQAELVADPSLHTTLKMRVLGRQQQLLRVDFEQHPAQAALDNVEAAFARHLANHDIVVLSDYAKGVLTRVESLIALARSAGVPVLVDPKGHDYARYRGATLVTPNRSEMQEAVGRWNSEAELTDRAQRLRADLDLEALLVTRSEQGMTLFTDAGRDHIDAQAHEVFDVSGAGDTVLATLAVSRAIDLPWVDAMGWANKAGGIAVGKLGTSIVTAAELAGELS; encoded by the coding sequence ATGAATGCATTTCCCGCCGAAGCCATTTCGCATAGCCGCGTCCTCGTGGTGGGCGATGTGATGCTGGACCGATACTGGTTCGGCGAAGTCGAACGCATCTCGCCGGAAGCGCCGGTGCCCGTGGTGCGCGTGGCGCGTCGCGAAGACCGCCTGGGCGGCGCGGCCAACGTCGCGCGTAACGTGGCGGCCCTGGGCGGCCATGTGACATTGGTCGGCGTGCTGGGCGAAGACGAGGCGGGCGACAGCGTCCGCCGCCTGTCCGCCGAGGCCGGCATACAGGCCGAACTGGTCGCCGATCCGTCCTTGCACACCACCTTGAAGATGCGCGTGCTGGGCCGCCAGCAGCAGCTCTTGCGCGTGGACTTCGAGCAGCATCCGGCGCAGGCCGCGCTGGACAACGTTGAGGCCGCCTTTGCCCGCCATCTGGCCAACCACGACATCGTCGTGCTGTCCGACTACGCCAAGGGCGTGCTGACGCGGGTCGAATCGCTGATCGCCCTGGCCCGCAGCGCCGGCGTGCCGGTATTGGTGGACCCCAAGGGCCACGACTACGCCCGGTATCGCGGCGCCACCCTGGTCACCCCCAACCGCTCGGAAATGCAGGAGGCCGTGGGCCGCTGGAATTCCGAGGCCGAACTTACCGATCGCGCGCAGCGCCTGCGCGCCGACCTGGATCTGGAAGCCTTGCTCGTGACGCGTTCCGAGCAGGGCATGACTTTGTTTACCGACGCGGGGCGCGACCACATCGACGCCCAGGCGCACGAAGTGTTCGACGTGTCCGGCGCGGGCGATACCGTGCTGGCGACGCTGGCCGTGTCGCGCGCCATCGACCTGCCCTGGGTCGACGCGATGGGCTGGGCCAACAAGGCCGGCGGCATCGCCGTGGGCAAGCTCGGCACGTCCATCGTCACCGCCGCGGAATTGGCAGGAGAACTCTCATGA
- a CDS encoding IclR family transcriptional regulator — protein MDVKTAGRVLDVLNLFAEAQKPLLYSEIAAQMGIPLSSCHGLLKTMVARGYLYEIGKKHGYYPTQKLIHVATLICHSDPLNAVIEPVLARVRDLTGETALLAKLADDKVVYLIVAESKQTIRFSHQPGGFKAVHATSSGKALLSVLPQEERQKWFKAYSGFAAYTDSTLTSQEAFDRDLEAGVARGWQRSVGENVEDVMSISLGFRAYEQPFAIVVAGPLSRMLKNEATTGKQLAEVKAMLQAALPSANLTFVGVDSR, from the coding sequence ATGGATGTGAAAACCGCAGGCCGAGTGCTGGATGTGCTGAACCTCTTCGCCGAGGCGCAGAAGCCCTTGCTGTACAGCGAAATCGCGGCCCAGATGGGGATACCGCTGTCGAGTTGCCACGGGCTCCTGAAGACCATGGTGGCGCGCGGCTATCTCTATGAAATCGGCAAGAAGCACGGCTATTACCCGACCCAGAAACTGATCCACGTGGCCACCTTGATCTGCCATAGCGACCCGCTGAACGCGGTGATCGAGCCGGTGCTGGCCCGGGTACGGGACCTCACGGGCGAAACGGCCTTGCTGGCCAAGCTGGCCGACGACAAGGTCGTGTACCTGATCGTCGCCGAGTCCAAGCAGACGATCCGCTTCTCGCACCAGCCGGGCGGCTTCAAGGCGGTGCATGCGACCAGCTCCGGCAAGGCGCTGCTGTCGGTACTGCCCCAGGAAGAACGGCAGAAGTGGTTCAAGGCCTACAGCGGTTTTGCCGCCTACACGGACAGCACGCTCACCAGCCAGGAGGCCTTCGACCGCGACCTGGAAGCGGGCGTGGCGCGCGGCTGGCAGCGCTCGGTGGGCGAGAACGTCGAGGACGTGATGTCCATTTCGCTCGGATTCCGGGCATACGAACAACCCTTTGCCATCGTGGTGGCCGGCCCGCTGAGCCGGATGCTGAAGAACGAAGCCACCACGGGGAAACAGCTGGCCGAGGTCAAGGCGATGCTGCAGGCAGCGCTGCCCTCGGCCAATCTCACCTTTGTAGGAGTAGACAGTAGATGA
- a CDS encoding electron transfer flavoprotein subunit beta/FixA family protein encodes MKVLVPVKRVVDYNVKVRVKSDQTGVDIANVKMSMNPFDEIAVEEATRLKEKGAVAEVVAVSCGVAQCQETLRTAMAIGADRGVLVQTDAELQPLAVAKLLKALVDKEQPQLVILGKQAIDDDANQTGQMLAALLDWPQATYASKVELADGKVTVTREVDGGLETLTLKLPAIVTTDLRLNEPRYVTLPNIMKAKKKQLDTVTPEELGVDAAPRLKTLKVSEPPARKAGIKVADVAALVDKLKNEAKVV; translated from the coding sequence ATGAAGGTTTTGGTACCTGTCAAGCGCGTCGTTGACTACAACGTCAAGGTGCGCGTCAAGTCTGATCAAACCGGCGTGGATATCGCCAATGTGAAGATGTCCATGAACCCCTTTGACGAAATCGCCGTCGAAGAAGCGACCCGCCTGAAGGAAAAGGGTGCTGTCGCTGAAGTCGTGGCGGTTTCTTGCGGCGTTGCGCAATGCCAGGAAACGCTGCGCACGGCCATGGCCATTGGCGCCGACCGCGGCGTGCTGGTGCAGACCGACGCCGAACTGCAGCCGCTGGCCGTGGCCAAGCTGTTGAAGGCGCTGGTCGACAAGGAACAGCCGCAACTGGTGATCCTGGGCAAGCAAGCCATCGACGACGACGCCAACCAGACCGGCCAGATGCTGGCCGCGCTGCTGGACTGGCCGCAAGCCACGTACGCCAGCAAGGTCGAGCTGGCCGACGGCAAGGTCACGGTCACGCGCGAAGTGGATGGCGGCCTGGAAACGCTGACGCTCAAGCTGCCGGCCATCGTCACCACCGACCTGCGCCTGAACGAGCCGCGCTACGTCACGCTGCCGAACATCATGAAGGCCAAGAAGAAGCAGCTGGACACCGTCACGCCAGAAGAACTGGGCGTGGACGCCGCGCCGCGCCTGAAGACGCTGAAGGTCAGCGAGCCGCCCGCCCGCAAGGCCGGCATCAAGGTGGCCGATGTCGCGGCCCTGGTGGACAAACTCAAGAACGAAGCGAAGGTGGTCTGA
- the cysM gene encoding cysteine synthase CysM, translating into MTTTYPTIEQTVGNTPLVRLQRIPGAAGAARGNVILAKLEGNNPAGSVKDRPALSMIARAEERGDIKPGDTLIEATSGNTGIALAMAAAMRGYRMILIMPDNLSVERRAAMTAYGAELILTPADKGGMEYARDLASAMQADGRGLVLDQFANPDNPRAHIETTGPEIWNQTEGRVTHFVSAMGTTGTIMGVSTYLKSRNPAVQVVGAQPAEGSSIPGIRKWPEAYLPKIFDRSRVDAYESIEQAEAEQMARRLAAEEGIFGGISSAGALVAALRVAERVNDATIVFIVCDRGDRYLSTGVFN; encoded by the coding sequence ATGACTACTACCTATCCCACTATCGAGCAAACCGTCGGCAACACGCCGCTGGTGCGTCTGCAGCGCATTCCCGGGGCCGCGGGCGCAGCCCGGGGCAATGTCATCCTGGCCAAGCTGGAGGGCAACAATCCCGCCGGCTCCGTGAAGGACCGTCCGGCCCTGTCGATGATTGCGCGCGCCGAAGAGCGCGGCGACATCAAGCCGGGCGACACCCTCATCGAGGCCACGAGCGGCAATACCGGCATCGCGTTGGCCATGGCCGCGGCCATGCGCGGCTACCGCATGATCCTGATCATGCCGGACAACCTGTCGGTGGAACGCCGCGCCGCCATGACGGCCTATGGCGCCGAGCTGATCCTGACGCCGGCGGACAAGGGCGGCATGGAATATGCCCGCGACCTGGCTTCCGCCATGCAGGCGGACGGCCGTGGACTGGTGCTGGACCAGTTCGCCAATCCCGACAATCCCCGCGCCCACATCGAGACCACCGGGCCGGAGATCTGGAACCAGACCGAAGGCCGCGTCACCCACTTCGTGAGCGCCATGGGCACCACCGGCACCATCATGGGCGTGTCGACCTACCTGAAGTCGCGCAATCCCGCCGTGCAGGTGGTGGGCGCGCAGCCCGCCGAAGGATCGTCGATCCCGGGCATACGCAAGTGGCCCGAAGCCTATCTGCCCAAGATCTTCGATCGCAGCCGGGTGGACGCGTACGAATCCATCGAGCAGGCGGAGGCCGAGCAAATGGCGCGCCGGCTGGCGGCGGAAGAGGGCATCTTCGGCGGGATTTCCTCGGCGGGCGCGCTGGTCGCGGCCCTGCGCGTGGCCGAACGCGTCAACGACGCCACCATCGTGTTCATCGTGTGCGACCGCGGCGACCGCTACCTGTCGACGGGCGTGTTCAACTGA
- a CDS encoding Bug family tripartite tricarboxylate transporter substrate binding protein, translating to MNKRTFLAAACSALATAALPAANAYAQSAYPDKPIRVIMPWAAGGPTDVVGRVIAVQMGEILGQPLVIETRAGASGTIGTAQVAKAPGDGYTLLMNPSVQGIYPAQFKNLSFDPIKDFQMVGVLGTVPMVAVVPPDSKFKTFGELIKQGQAQPGSLTFASPGVATLPHLAGELINTSTKAKITHVGYRGSSPALTDVAGGHVDLMYAPLAPALPLIQSGKIRPIAVTTKTRLAELPDVPTIAESVLPGFDIVTWYGMWAPKDTPQPIIAKLNKAMLEASQSPKVVEALKSQGTLPSAMSYQEAEAFNLAESKRWIKVMQDAGIQPE from the coding sequence ATGAACAAACGCACCTTCCTCGCCGCGGCATGCTCGGCGCTCGCCACGGCGGCCCTGCCGGCGGCAAACGCCTACGCGCAGTCGGCCTATCCGGACAAGCCCATCCGCGTGATCATGCCGTGGGCGGCAGGCGGACCGACGGACGTGGTTGGCCGCGTGATCGCGGTCCAGATGGGGGAAATCCTGGGCCAGCCGCTGGTGATCGAAACCCGCGCGGGGGCCAGCGGCACCATCGGCACGGCCCAGGTCGCCAAGGCGCCTGGCGACGGCTATACCTTGCTGATGAACCCTTCGGTGCAGGGCATCTATCCGGCCCAATTCAAGAATCTGAGCTTTGACCCGATCAAGGACTTCCAGATGGTGGGCGTGCTGGGAACGGTGCCCATGGTGGCCGTCGTGCCGCCCGACTCGAAGTTCAAGACCTTCGGCGAACTGATCAAGCAGGGCCAGGCCCAGCCCGGCTCGCTGACCTTCGCTTCGCCCGGCGTCGCCACCTTGCCGCACCTGGCGGGCGAGCTGATCAACACCTCCACCAAGGCCAAGATCACCCACGTCGGCTACCGTGGCAGCAGCCCGGCGCTGACCGACGTCGCCGGCGGCCATGTGGACCTGATGTACGCGCCGCTGGCGCCGGCCCTGCCGCTGATCCAGAGCGGCAAGATCCGCCCGATCGCCGTGACGACCAAGACGCGCCTGGCCGAACTGCCCGACGTGCCGACCATCGCGGAAAGCGTCCTGCCGGGCTTCGACATCGTCACCTGGTACGGCATGTGGGCGCCCAAGGACACGCCGCAGCCCATCATCGCCAAGCTGAACAAGGCCATGCTAGAAGCGTCTCAATCGCCCAAGGTGGTGGAAGCGCTGAAGTCGCAAGGCACCCTGCCCAGCGCCATGAGCTACCAGGAAGCGGAAGCCTTCAACCTCGCGGAAAGCAAGCGCTGGATCAAGGTGATGCAGGACGCGGGCATCCAGCCCGAGTAA
- a CDS encoding electron transfer flavoprotein subunit alpha/FixB family protein produces the protein MTTLVIAEHDNAQLKGATLNAVAAAAKIGGDVHVLVAGANARAVADQAAAAAGVAKVLLADAPQLADGLAENVAAQVLAVASGYSHILFPATASGKNVAPRVAAKLDVAQISDIIGVESADTFQRPIYAGNAIATVQSVDAVKVITVRTTGFDAVAAQGGSGAVEEIAAVADSGLSTFVGREVAKSDRPELAGARVVVSGGRGLGSAENFKILDPLADKLGAALGASRAAVDAGYAPNDWQVGQTGKIVAPQLYVAVGISGAIQHLAGMKDSKVIVAINKDPEAPIFGVADYGLVGDLFQVVPELTSAL, from the coding sequence ATGACGACGCTGGTTATTGCCGAACACGATAACGCCCAGCTCAAGGGCGCAACCCTGAACGCCGTCGCCGCCGCCGCCAAGATCGGAGGCGACGTGCACGTGCTGGTCGCTGGCGCCAACGCGCGCGCCGTGGCCGACCAGGCCGCCGCCGCCGCAGGCGTCGCCAAGGTCCTGCTGGCCGACGCGCCGCAGCTGGCCGACGGCCTGGCCGAAAACGTCGCCGCCCAGGTGCTGGCCGTGGCCTCGGGCTACAGCCACATCCTGTTCCCGGCGACCGCCTCGGGCAAGAACGTGGCCCCGCGCGTGGCCGCCAAGCTGGACGTGGCGCAGATCTCCGACATCATCGGCGTGGAATCGGCCGACACCTTCCAGCGCCCGATCTACGCCGGCAACGCGATTGCCACGGTGCAGTCGGTCGACGCCGTCAAGGTCATCACCGTGCGCACCACCGGCTTTGACGCCGTGGCCGCGCAAGGCGGTTCGGGCGCGGTGGAAGAAATTGCCGCCGTGGCCGATTCGGGCCTGTCCACCTTCGTGGGCCGCGAAGTCGCCAAGAGCGACCGTCCGGAACTGGCCGGCGCGCGCGTCGTCGTCTCCGGCGGCCGCGGCCTGGGCAGCGCCGAGAACTTCAAGATCCTGGATCCGCTGGCCGACAAGCTGGGCGCGGCGCTCGGCGCCTCGCGCGCCGCGGTTGACGCGGGCTACGCGCCTAACGACTGGCAAGTCGGTCAGACCGGCAAGATCGTCGCCCCGCAGTTGTACGTGGCGGTTGGTATCTCGGGCGCCATCCAGCATCTGGCCGGCATGAAGGATTCGAAGGTCATCGTGGCCATCAACAAGGACCCGGAAGCGCCGATCTTCGGCGTGGCCGATTATGGTTTGGTGGGCGATCTGTTCCAGGTCGTACCCGAACTGACCAGCGCGCTGTAA
- a CDS encoding cyclase family protein, which produces MRWKNRPEGSNWGDFGPDDQRGCLNYITPANVLSGIREVREGLSFCLSLPLDYPGGNGVNVRRHPPKLRPTERDGDQYLNFPLGRLRPGCVDVLSDDIVEMSLQYSTQWDSLAHVGALFDANGDGLPERVYYNGYRPNEHVVGPVDYDVDNGYAKTDLGQGPASNAKKLDITQLAESCLQTRGVMVDLARHYGREQKSVGYDDLMRILEADRIEIERGDIVLFHTEFGDALLEKNREPDPHTLHEICAGLDGSDEKLLQWITDSQVAAMASDNHALEIYPTQKPNACCAALPLHHHCIFKLGMPIGEMWYLGALARWLTANGRSRFLLTAPPLNLPGAVGSPATPVATV; this is translated from the coding sequence ATGAGATGGAAGAACCGTCCTGAGGGATCGAACTGGGGAGATTTCGGGCCTGATGACCAGCGAGGTTGCCTGAATTACATCACCCCCGCGAACGTGCTGAGCGGCATACGCGAAGTCCGCGAGGGACTGAGTTTCTGCCTGTCGCTGCCGCTGGATTACCCAGGCGGGAACGGCGTGAACGTCCGGCGTCATCCGCCCAAGCTGCGTCCCACCGAAAGGGATGGCGACCAGTACCTGAATTTCCCGTTGGGGCGCCTGCGTCCGGGATGCGTCGACGTGCTCAGCGACGACATCGTCGAAATGAGCTTGCAGTACTCAACGCAATGGGATTCGCTGGCGCACGTGGGCGCGCTGTTCGACGCCAATGGCGACGGCTTGCCCGAACGCGTCTACTACAACGGCTACCGGCCCAACGAGCATGTGGTGGGGCCGGTGGATTACGACGTGGACAATGGCTACGCCAAGACCGACCTGGGCCAGGGGCCGGCCTCCAACGCCAAGAAGCTGGACATTACCCAACTGGCCGAATCGTGCCTGCAGACCCGTGGCGTGATGGTTGACCTGGCGCGCCATTACGGGCGGGAGCAGAAGTCGGTCGGCTACGACGACCTGATGCGCATACTGGAAGCAGACCGGATCGAGATCGAGCGCGGCGATATCGTGCTGTTCCATACGGAATTCGGCGACGCGCTGCTGGAAAAGAACCGCGAGCCGGACCCCCATACGCTGCACGAGATCTGCGCCGGCCTGGACGGCAGCGACGAGAAGCTGCTGCAGTGGATCACCGACTCGCAGGTGGCGGCCATGGCGTCGGACAACCATGCGCTTGAAATCTATCCCACGCAGAAGCCCAATGCCTGCTGCGCGGCGCTGCCCTTGCACCACCATTGCATCTTCAAGCTCGGCATGCCGATAGGCGAGATGTGGTACCTGGGGGCGCTGGCGCGCTGGCTCACGGCCAACGGCCGCAGCCGCTTCCTGCTGACGGCGCCGCCGTTGAACCTGCCTGGCGCCGTGGGTTCGCCCGCGACGCCGGTCGCGACGGTGTAA
- the mltB gene encoding lytic murein transglycosylase B, with product MFICRRLLQLGTLSALLAGCSTTAPSAPNTVAGQPAAESTPAPIRIGPSAPTPGSELADDAPAALGANGALRPEVRSFVENLATERQLPLDPMVAALAGSRYNATVARLIAPSPPGKKIWRSWLTYRSRFVEPKRIGWGVEFYNENRDLLNQAAQRFGVPAPVIASIIGVETLYGRNMGNFRVLDALTTLAFDYPDPAKPERATMFRGQLADFLTLVMKDKLDLETRGSYAGAIGMPQFMPTSVMHYAVDGDDNGHIDLSNNTRDAIMSVGSFLSQHGWQRGLPVFAPVVLPADPTALVDGGLEPKQSWGTLTAAGARLQAGASAAGWGSQPLGVVDLVEEARGTAQYRVGTPNFFALTKYNRSYFYATSVADLANEIEARVGR from the coding sequence ATGTTCATCTGTCGGCGATTACTGCAACTCGGAACGCTCTCCGCCCTGCTGGCGGGCTGCTCCACCACCGCCCCCTCTGCCCCCAATACCGTCGCCGGCCAGCCGGCCGCCGAATCAACCCCGGCCCCCATCCGCATCGGACCCAGCGCGCCGACACCTGGATCCGAACTGGCGGACGACGCTCCCGCCGCGCTGGGCGCCAATGGTGCACTGCGGCCTGAAGTCCGCTCCTTCGTGGAAAACCTGGCCACCGAGCGCCAGCTGCCGCTGGATCCCATGGTCGCCGCGCTGGCCGGTTCACGCTACAACGCCACCGTCGCGCGCCTGATCGCGCCGTCGCCGCCGGGCAAGAAGATCTGGCGCAGCTGGCTGACCTACCGCTCGCGCTTCGTCGAACCCAAGCGCATCGGCTGGGGCGTGGAGTTCTACAACGAGAACCGCGACCTGCTCAACCAGGCGGCGCAGCGCTTCGGCGTTCCGGCGCCGGTGATCGCCTCCATCATCGGCGTGGAAACGCTGTACGGCCGCAATATGGGCAATTTCCGCGTGCTGGACGCGCTGACCACGCTGGCCTTCGACTATCCGGACCCCGCCAAGCCCGAGCGCGCCACCATGTTCCGCGGCCAACTGGCCGATTTCCTGACCCTGGTCATGAAAGACAAGCTGGACCTGGAAACGCGCGGCTCCTATGCCGGCGCCATCGGCATGCCTCAGTTCATGCCCACCAGCGTCATGCATTACGCCGTGGACGGCGACGACAATGGCCATATCGACCTGAGCAACAACACCCGCGACGCCATCATGTCGGTGGGCAGCTTCCTGTCGCAGCATGGCTGGCAGCGCGGCCTGCCGGTGTTCGCGCCCGTGGTGCTGCCCGCCGATCCTACCGCGCTGGTCGACGGCGGACTGGAACCCAAGCAAAGCTGGGGCACGCTCACGGCGGCCGGCGCGCGCCTGCAGGCGGGCGCCTCTGCCGCTGGCTGGGGCAGCCAGCCGCTGGGGGTCGTCGACCTGGTCGAGGAAGCCAGGGGCACGGCGCAATATCGTGTCGGCACACCCAACTTCTTCGCCTTGACGAAGTACAACCGCAGCTACTTCTACGCGACGTCCGTGGCGGATCTGGCCAACGAGATCGAAGCGCGCGTGGGCCGCTGA
- the rfaD gene encoding ADP-glyceromanno-heptose 6-epimerase, which yields MIVVTGAAGFIGSNLVRGLNRRGIQDIIAVDDLTEGDKFVNLVDCQIADYMDKDDFRRRVLDGSLREVRAVLHQGACSDTTERNGRYMLDNNYRVTLELFEFCQERRIPFLYASSAAVYGGSSIYVEDPANEGPLNVYGYSKLLFDQVLRQRMDSLTAQVVGLRYFNVYGPHEQHKGRMASVAFHNMNQFLEHGHVRLFAGWDGYVDGGQSRDFISVEDVVAVNLHFLDHPEQSGIFNCGTGRAQPFNDVASGVVNALRAERGEAELTLAQLVELDLIRYIPFPDDLKGRYQSYTQADVTRLRAAGFQAPMRDVRTGVTEYVRYWRARK from the coding sequence ATGATCGTCGTTACCGGAGCCGCCGGCTTCATAGGCAGCAACCTGGTGCGCGGGCTCAACCGCCGCGGCATCCAAGACATCATCGCGGTCGATGACCTGACCGAAGGCGATAAGTTCGTCAACCTGGTCGATTGCCAGATCGCCGACTACATGGACAAGGACGACTTCCGCCGCCGCGTCCTCGACGGCAGCCTGCGCGAAGTGCGCGCCGTGCTGCACCAGGGTGCGTGCTCGGACACGACCGAGCGCAACGGCCGCTACATGCTCGACAACAACTACCGCGTCACGCTGGAGCTGTTCGAGTTCTGCCAGGAGCGCCGCATTCCGTTCCTGTACGCCTCGTCGGCGGCGGTCTATGGCGGTTCCTCGATCTACGTGGAAGATCCCGCCAACGAAGGCCCGCTGAATGTCTACGGCTATTCCAAGCTGCTGTTCGACCAGGTCCTGCGCCAGCGCATGGACAGCCTGACCGCACAGGTCGTGGGCCTGCGCTATTTCAACGTCTATGGCCCGCACGAACAACACAAGGGGCGCATGGCCTCGGTGGCGTTCCACAACATGAACCAGTTCCTGGAGCACGGGCACGTGCGCCTGTTCGCGGGCTGGGACGGCTACGTGGACGGCGGCCAGAGCCGCGACTTCATCTCCGTCGAGGACGTGGTCGCGGTCAATCTGCACTTCCTGGACCACCCCGAGCAGTCGGGCATCTTCAACTGCGGCACGGGCCGCGCGCAGCCCTTTAACGACGTGGCGTCCGGCGTGGTCAATGCCTTGCGCGCGGAGCGCGGCGAAGCCGAGCTGACGCTGGCGCAACTGGTCGAACTGGATCTGATCCGCTACATCCCGTTCCCGGACGACCTGAAAGGGCGCTACCAGAGCTACACGCAGGCCGACGTCACGCGCCTGCGCGCGGCGGGGTTCCAGGCGCCGATGCGCGACGTGCGGACCGGCGTCACCGAGTACGTGCGCTACTGGCGCGCCCGCAAGTAA